Proteins encoded within one genomic window of Stigmatopora argus isolate UIUO_Sarg chromosome 21, RoL_Sarg_1.0, whole genome shotgun sequence:
- the LOC144066968 gene encoding sialin, producing MAPPDGEPLLRDVTVPPRCCSARFNLAVLMFFGFAVVYGLRVNLSVAMVAMVNASEPAPGFNGSATPACPLPSGQENRSRTIEQPDGTPQYPWDAETQGWLLGAFFFGYLCTQIPGGYLAGRYGGSLFLGLGVLCTAVLTVLTPLAAKWGPAWLFALRALEGLGEGVTFPAMMSMWARWAPPLERSRLISLSGNGGNFGAFLAMPLTGYICQSLGWPAVFYICGGAGCLWAVFWFLLVSNDPRTHRRISQEERDYIVGALGEQGSGHGWSVPLASMVTSVPLWAIVVTQMCSNWSFYTQLTSLPTYMSNMLHFDLKSNGFLSALPYLAAWLCSTSAGFLADHLIERKVLGVTAVRKVFTLTGMLLPAAFLLAAAYSGCSHVLTILFFTLTSAAGGTSGAGVFMNQIDIAPRYAGFLLGITNTFGTIPGVISPIVTGYFTEDQTMGGWRKVFWVSAAVNVAAAIVYTLFGSGEVQPWAVPDHEDDTEEDKRTRSVPA from the exons ATGGCGCCGCCCGACGGCGAGCCGCTCCTCCGAGATGTCACGG TTCCCCCGCGGTGCTGCTCGGCCCGCTTCAACCTGGCCGTCCTGATGTTCTTTGGCTTCGCCGTGGTCTACGGGCTGCGCGTCAACCTCAGCGTGGCCATGGTGGCCATGGTGAACGCCAGCGAGCCGGCGCCGGGGTTCAACGGCTCGGCGACGCCGGCCTGCCCGCTCCCCTCCGGCCAGGAGAACCGCAGCCGGACCATTGAGCAGCCCGACGGC ACGCCGCAATACCCGTGGGACGCGGAAACCCAGGGCTGGCTGCTGGGGGCCTTTTTCTTCGGCTACCTCTGCACGCAGATCCCGGGGGGCTACCTGGCCGGACGCTACGGGGGCAGCCTCTTCCTGGGTTTGGGCGTGCTGTGCACGGCCGTCCTGACCGTCCTCACGCCGCTGGCGGCCAAGTGGGGACCCGCCTGGTTGTTCGCCCTGCGAGCGCTGGAGGGTCTGGGCGAG GGGGTGACGTTCCCCGCCATGATGTCCATGTGGGCCCGCTGGGCCCCGCCCCTGGAGCGCTCTCGGCTCATTTCGCTGTCGGGGAACGGCGGCAACTTTGGCGCCTTCCTTGCCATGCCCCTCACCGGGTACATCTGCCAATCACTGGGCTGGCCCGCCGTTTTCTACATTTGCG GGGGCGCCGGCTGCCTGTGGGCCGTGTTTTGGTTTCTCCTGGTGTCCAACGACCCCCGCACCCATCGGCGAATCAGCCAAGAGGAAAGGGATTACATCGTGGGCGCGCTCGGAGAGCAG GGCAGCGGTCACGGCTGGTCCGTGCCGTTGGCGTCCATGGTGACCTCGGTGCCGCTGTGGGCCATCGTGGTCACGCAGATGTGCTCCAACTGGTCCTTCTACACGCAACTCACCAGCCTGCCCACCTACATGAGCAACATGCTGCACTTTGACCTCAAGTCG AACGGCTTCCTTTCGGCCCTGCCCTACCTGGCGGCGTGGCTGTGCTCCACCTCGGCGGGCTTCCTGGCGGACCACCTGATCGAGAGGAAAGTCTTGGGCGTCACCGCCGTGCGGAAAGTCTTCACGCTGACGG GCATGCTGCTCCCGGCCGCCTTCCTCCTGGCGGCCGCCTACTCGGGCTGCAGCCACGTGCTGACCATCCTCTTCTTCACGCTCACCTCGGCCGCCGGGGGCACTAGCGGGGCCGGAGTCTTCATGAACCAGATCGACATCGCCCCGCG TTACGCCGGCTTTCTCCTGGGAATCACCAACACGTTCGGGACCATTCCGGGCGTCATCTCGCCCATCGTGACGGGATATTTCACTGAGGAT CAAACCATGGGAGGTTGGAGGAAAGTCTTCTGGGTGTCGGCCGCCGTCAACGTGGCCGCCGCCATCGTCTACACGCTGTTCGGGAGCGGCGAGGTCCAACCGTGGGCCGTCCCGGACCATGAAGACGATACTGAGGAGGACAAGAGGACCAGGTCCGTGCCTGCTTAA
- the LOC144066965 gene encoding gap junction alpha-9 protein-like has product MGDWNFLGGILEEVHIHSTMVGKIWLTILFIFRMLVLGVAAEDVWNDEQSDFICNTEQPGCRNVCYDQAFPISLIRYWVLQVIFVSSPSLVYMGHAIYRLRALEKERHCKKAALRRELEAVDAEPADVRRRIEKEMRGLEQGKLNKAPLRGSLLCTYVAHIVTRALVEVGFMSGQLLLYGHRLSPLYQCERPPCPNVVDCFVSRPTEKSVFMVFMQLIACISLFLSLLEIVHLAYKKIKKGILDYYPHIRDDLDDYYVSKSKKNSVAHQAGVGLGAGPGALAAASAAGGRRPTVTNVPGSYTLLLEKQGNGPNYLLLDAPSAREDPVVGAGRPALLKEGEEAGRSPSSGPSPAAQAPESGECPASSAHPAASAAAPPRKSRRQSPQWHCSTVPESNPSDSGDSYPGSSAKLRGGGGGGGGGGNGARAANPPSKSDGARRPRSPESGEDASSPSRRSRDSPSPAAASSSPKRRVSVTGSGGGGGRRAPSDLQI; this is encoded by the exons atggGCGACTGGAACTTCCTGGGTGGCATCTTGGAGGAGGTCCACATCCACTCCACCATGGTGGGCAAGATCTGGCTGACCATCCTGTTCATCTTCCGCATGCTGGTGCTGGGCGTGGCCGCCGAGGACGTTTGGAACGACGAGCAGTCCGACTTCATCTGCAACACGGAGCAGCCGGGCTGCCGCAACGTGTGCTACGACCAGGCCTTCCCCATCTCGCTCATCCGCTACTGGGTCCTGCAG GTCATCTTCGTGTCGTCGCCCTCCCTGGTCTACATGGGCCACGCCATCTACCGTCTGCGCGCCCTGGAGAAGGAGCGCCACTGCAAGAAGGCGGCGCTGCGGCGCGAGCTGGAGGCGGTGGACGCCGAGCCGGCGGACGTGCGGCGCCGCATCGAGAAGGAGATGCGGGGCCTTGAGCAGGGCAAGCTGAACAAGGCCCCGCTGAGGGGCTCGCTCCTCTGCACCTACGTGGCCCACATCGTGACCCGCGCCCTGGTGGAGGTGGGCTTCATGAGCGGCCAGCTGCTCCTCTACGGCCACCGCCTCAGCCCGCTGTACCAGTGCGAGCGCCCGCCCTGCCCCAACGTGGTGGACTGCTTCGTGTCGCGCCCCACCGAGAAGAGCGTCTTCATGGTCTTCATGCAGCTCATCGCCTGCATCTCGCTCTTCCTCAGCCTGCTGGAGATCGTGCACTTGGCCTACAAGAAGATCAAGAAGGGCATCCTGGACTACTACCCGCATATCAGGGACGACCTGGACGACTACTACGTCAGCAAGTCCAAGAAGAACTCGGTGGCGCACCAGGCGGGCGTCGGGCTTGGGGCCGGGCCGGGGGCGCTGGCGGCGGCGTCGGCGGCCGGGGGACGCCGGCCCACCGTCACCAACGTGCCCGGCAGCTACACCTTGCTGCTGGAGAAGCAGGGCAACGGGCCCAACTACTTGCTGCTGGACGCCCCGTCCGCCCGGGAGGACCCCGTCGTCGGGGCGGGGCGGCCGGCGTTGCTCAAGGAGGGCGAGGAGGCGGGGCGCTCGCCGTCCTCCGGCCCCTCGCCGGCCGCCCAGGCGCCGGAGAGCGGCGAGTGCCCCGCCTCCTCCGCCCACCCGgcggcgtcggcggcggcgccgccccGGAAGTCCCGCCGCCAGAGCCCGCAGTGGCACTGCTCCACCGTCCCGGAGAGCAACCCCTCGGACAGCGGCGACTCCTACCCGGGGAGTTCGGCCAAGCTccgaggaggaggcggcggcggcggcggcgggggcaaCGGCGCCCGAGCCGCGAACCCGCCCTCCAAGTCGGACGGAGCCCGGAGGCCCCGCAGCCCGGAATCGGGCGAGGATGCCAGTTCGCCGTCCCGACGCAGCCGCGACAGCCCCAgccccgccgccgcctcctcctcgcCCAAGCGCCGGGTGTCGGTCACCGgcagcggcggtggcggcggcaggCGGGCGCCCAGCGACTTGCAGATTTGA